In Gemmatimonadaceae bacterium, the following are encoded in one genomic region:
- the moeB gene encoding molybdopterin-synthase adenylyltransferase MoeB has product MIRGANDSPDSSLPQLSGDELRRYGRHLVLPAVGTQGQRKLKAARVLLVGVGGLGSPAALYLAAAGVGTIGMVDFDVVDITNLHRQVIHGTSDIGRPKLDSAADRIRDVNPNVHVEQFDTALSSENALAIARDFDVIVDGTDNFPTRYLVNDTCVILGKPNAFGSVLRFEGQASVFATPDGPCYRCLFREPPPAGLVPSCAEAGVLGVLPGLVGIIQATEAIKLILGRGEPLIGRLLLIDALSMQFRTIELRRDPQCPACGTHEIRELIDYEAFCGVTRDGARAPEPVIRDIAPRELAERISRGDDIQLVDVREEWEWQIARLPGARLIPLSQLEDAIGSLDPSREVVLYCKSGIRSLHAAEELADAGFSRLANLSGGILRWSADVDPTVLSY; this is encoded by the coding sequence ATGATCCGCGGCGCCAACGACTCACCCGACAGCTCGTTGCCACAGCTCAGTGGCGACGAGCTGCGCCGTTATGGACGACACCTTGTGCTGCCCGCGGTAGGCACGCAAGGCCAGCGAAAGCTCAAGGCGGCGCGAGTGCTGCTCGTCGGCGTGGGAGGCTTGGGATCCCCCGCCGCGCTGTATCTCGCCGCGGCCGGCGTCGGCACCATCGGCATGGTGGACTTCGATGTAGTGGACATCACCAACCTTCATCGCCAGGTCATTCACGGCACGAGCGACATCGGACGGCCCAAGCTCGACTCCGCCGCGGACCGCATTCGCGACGTGAACCCGAACGTGCACGTCGAGCAGTTCGACACTGCGCTTTCCTCGGAAAACGCTCTCGCGATCGCCCGCGACTTCGACGTCATCGTGGATGGCACGGACAACTTTCCGACTCGCTATCTTGTCAACGACACCTGCGTCATCCTCGGCAAGCCCAATGCGTTCGGAAGCGTGCTGCGGTTCGAGGGACAGGCATCGGTGTTCGCGACGCCGGACGGGCCGTGCTATCGCTGTCTGTTCCGGGAGCCGCCGCCTGCGGGTCTTGTTCCGAGCTGTGCCGAGGCGGGCGTGCTCGGTGTGTTGCCGGGACTGGTGGGGATCATTCAGGCGACGGAAGCGATCAAGCTGATCCTCGGGCGGGGCGAGCCGCTCATCGGGCGCCTGCTGCTGATAGATGCTCTCTCGATGCAGTTTCGCACCATCGAGCTGCGCCGCGACCCGCAGTGCCCGGCCTGTGGAACCCACGAGATACGTGAGTTGATCGATTACGAAGCGTTCTGCGGCGTCACGCGCGACGGAGCGCGCGCCCCCGAGCCGGTCATACGCGACATCGCGCCGCGCGAGCTTGCGGAAAGAATAAGCCGGGGCGACGACATCCAGCTCGTGGATGTGCGCGAAGAGTGGGAGTGGCAGATAGCGCGTCTTCCGGGCGCCCGACTGATTCCGCTGTCACAGCTCGAAGACGCTATCGGCTCACTGGATCCGTCGCGCGAGGTCGTTCTCTACTGCAAGTCGGGAATCCGGAGCCTTCACGCGGCGGAGGAGCTGGCGGATGCGGGCTTTTCGCGGCTGGCGAATCTCAGCGGTGGAATTCTGCGGTGGAGCGCCGATGTGGATCCGACTGTGCTGAGTTACTGA
- the lexA gene encoding transcriptional repressor LexA, whose product MPEALTPIEGSVYNYLLDFTAENTYQPSIRDIGKKFQIKSTKTVSDLLQSLTRKGYIERDPARSRGVRLLGFTGGGKTKPVPYYGKIHAGEPSLLPENRQGFITMDRRFIPAEEVYFLKVKGDSMIGRAISDGDFVMVNPVAKPKENDIIAARLGDEATVKTLTHNDRSTVLAAANPADRDIEVKPGDDFKILGVVCGVFRPFVTMEAMTAELTTS is encoded by the coding sequence ATGCCTGAGGCTTTGACGCCAATAGAGGGCTCGGTATACAACTATCTTCTCGACTTCACGGCAGAGAATACATACCAGCCGAGCATCCGCGACATCGGCAAGAAGTTCCAGATCAAGTCCACCAAGACGGTTTCCGACCTGCTTCAGTCGCTGACCAGGAAAGGCTACATCGAGCGCGATCCGGCGCGCTCCCGCGGCGTCCGCCTTCTCGGCTTCACCGGCGGCGGAAAGACCAAGCCCGTGCCCTACTATGGAAAGATCCACGCCGGCGAGCCGTCGCTCCTTCCCGAGAATCGTCAGGGCTTCATTACCATGGACCGTCGCTTCATTCCAGCGGAAGAGGTGTACTTCCTCAAGGTGAAAGGCGACAGCATGATCGGCCGCGCCATCAGCGACGGCGATTTCGTGATGGTCAACCCGGTCGCGAAGCCCAAGGAGAACGACATCATCGCCGCCCGTCTCGGTGATGAAGCGACGGTGAAAACTTTGACCCACAACGACAGGTCAACAGTGCTCGCTGCCGCGAACCCGGCTGACCGCGACATCGAGGTGAAGCCAGGCGACGACTTCAAAATTCTGGGCGTCGTCTGCGGAGTGTTCCGCCCGTTCGTCACGATGGAAGCGATGACGGCCGAGCTGACCACCAGCTGA
- a CDS encoding class I SAM-dependent methyltransferase: protein MSYPKLETLDQPIRVYRTQGATRVRRVLRTFGLLPVAFSVWRTMRYWRPSRIVRDQRLRREAPLGLPVPPGALLLATGATRDVKWFLDSGAATAESFGAALERIGRPIASFRAVLDFGCGCGRVLRQWHDIDGPIFHGTDYNPRLVRWCEQNLDCATFRQNTLNPPFDYADASFDLCYAVSVFTHLPEAMQEAWLLELRRVLEPGGILLVTLSGEGDLIRTTPSEQERFRSGELVVVDGGYAGTNMCGAYHPEDYVRRNWSRYFRILDFLPEGAKGSPRQDLYVLERLP, encoded by the coding sequence ATGAGCTATCCGAAGCTGGAGACGTTGGACCAACCGATTCGAGTTTACAGGACGCAGGGAGCGACGCGGGTCCGGCGCGTGCTCAGAACCTTTGGACTGCTGCCAGTTGCATTCAGTGTGTGGCGCACGATGCGCTATTGGCGTCCGTCGCGAATTGTCCGTGATCAACGATTGCGCCGCGAGGCCCCCTTGGGACTTCCGGTTCCTCCGGGCGCGCTTCTACTCGCAACCGGCGCAACTCGGGATGTCAAATGGTTTTTGGACTCGGGCGCCGCAACGGCTGAATCCTTCGGCGCTGCTCTTGAGCGAATCGGACGGCCCATCGCGTCATTCCGCGCCGTGCTGGACTTTGGATGCGGATGCGGTCGCGTACTCCGACAGTGGCACGATATTGACGGTCCGATTTTTCACGGGACCGACTACAACCCGCGTCTTGTCCGCTGGTGTGAGCAGAATCTGGACTGCGCCACTTTTCGCCAGAACACGCTCAACCCTCCCTTCGATTATGCGGACGCGTCCTTTGACCTCTGCTATGCCGTATCAGTGTTCACTCATTTGCCGGAGGCAATGCAAGAGGCCTGGCTTCTCGAGCTACGCAGGGTTCTGGAGCCCGGTGGCATTCTGCTCGTGACATTGAGCGGCGAGGGTGATCTGATCCGCACGACTCCCTCGGAGCAGGAACGATTTCGGTCAGGCGAGTTGGTTGTTGTGGACGGCGGCTATGCCGGGACGAATATGTGTGGCGCGTATCACCCCGAGGATTATGTGCGCCGGAACTGGTCCCGGTATTTCAGGATCCTCGACTTCTTGCCTGAAGGAGCCAAGGGGAGCCCGCGGCAGGACCTCTACGTGTTGGAGCGACTTCCATAG
- a CDS encoding c-type cytochrome has translation MASRFTRIVSVAVATLALAVGACAAGSDAPATVAAASRDTTAAQPKKLAPFRVPSESEIGDSVTLASVRRGRAIIHSTRDSLPVHVGASLSCANCHIADGTQRDAMPLIASYARFPQFRGRSGMVDLIEDRINDCFERSMNGRALAPDSQDMRDIVAYLAFLSRGFPVGGDMEGQGVPALEPLRGDTTRGRAVFAVNCVACHGADGHGTVAAPPLWGPRSFNIGAGMARLNSAARFIHQLMPRDRPGILTPQQAYDVAAYITSRPRPDFAGKENDWPHGGAPPDVAYRTRSAHARPIRSGQ, from the coding sequence ATGGCCAGTCGCTTCACCAGAATCGTGTCGGTCGCGGTCGCAACGCTGGCGCTCGCGGTGGGCGCGTGTGCAGCCGGCTCCGACGCGCCCGCCACCGTCGCCGCTGCCTCCAGGGACACGACCGCGGCGCAGCCGAAGAAGCTCGCGCCATTTCGCGTTCCGTCTGAAAGCGAGATCGGCGACAGCGTAACGCTTGCCTCCGTGCGCCGCGGCCGCGCGATAATCCACAGCACACGGGACAGTCTTCCAGTGCACGTCGGCGCTTCGCTGTCGTGCGCCAACTGTCACATCGCCGACGGAACGCAGCGCGACGCCATGCCCCTCATCGCATCCTATGCCCGCTTTCCGCAGTTCCGCGGCCGCAGCGGCATGGTTGATCTCATCGAGGATCGCATCAACGACTGCTTCGAGCGCAGCATGAATGGCCGGGCACTCGCACCGGACAGCCAGGATATGCGCGATATCGTCGCGTATCTCGCCTTCCTGTCGCGCGGCTTTCCCGTCGGCGGCGACATGGAAGGACAGGGCGTGCCAGCCCTCGAGCCGCTGCGCGGCGATACCACGCGAGGCCGGGCAGTGTTCGCCGTGAACTGTGTCGCCTGTCACGGCGCCGACGGCCACGGCACCGTCGCGGCACCACCGCTGTGGGGTCCGCGCTCATTCAACATCGGCGCCGGCATGGCCCGGTTGAACAGTGCCGCCCGGTTCATTCACCAGCTCATGCCGAGGGATCGTCCCGGCATTCTCACACCGCAGCAGGCGTACGACGTCGCTGCCTACATCACGTCCCGCCCGCGTCCGGATTTTGCGGGTAAAGAGAACGACTGGCCACATGGGGGCGCGCCGCCTGATGTGGCCTACAGAACCCGTTCGGCGCACGCCCGTCCGATTCGCAGCGGACAGTAG
- a CDS encoding M14 family zinc carboxypeptidase → MQPIDSEYTKKIHEYTTEPFFLSSLVDYLPASATVPTPKAVLGDIAGAKNNLPYSKEIYTYFRMLEKASPRVKVFSIGTTEEGREMVAVAVASEALLADLDANKARLAKLADPRSIGMSDDAADKLIAGTTPIYYITGSIHSPETGAPTALMELAYRLAVDESPYIRNIRDNLVTLITPIVEVDGRDRQVDLFRWHMARPNDTYPNLIYWGKYVAHDNNRDAMALTLKLSQNVLNTYIDWKAQVLHDLHESGAFLYDNTVGDGPYNAWIDPLLTNEWQLLGWNNVQEMTRLGMPGVYTHGNFDTWSPGYLMFMAATHNGISRLYETFGNGGTAETVDRVLTPEQTSRTWFRQNPPLPRVKWSLRNNNNYEQTGLLVSLSYFANNRQQFLQNFYEKSKRSVLKARTEGPAAYVFPANDPRPGAQAELLRILQKQHVEISRSTAPFTALVPTPRPRPQTTANADSATIRSADTLSLRPKLESREFPAGSYVVRMDQPYSRIADALLDYQYWSPSDPQKTPYDDTGWTFPENFAVRAVRVTDPKVLDAPMESVRGEIRAPGGITGTGAVFAIDHNADNALATLRYRFRSADFQIAEEPFEADGRKYSRGSFIIRGVPATTLEKATTELGLRAFALTAAPTVRTHPARAARVAIMHTWTSTQTEGWWRQAFDFLGIPFDYISTQDAARNSNLRAKYDVILFPPTSGSPQTIVNGLPMWRNAMPWKNTAETPNFGKLAETDDIRPGLTFHGVQNLSSFVNAGGVLVTVENTAEFAATMGLASGVTMNNPPRLHVVGSLLRTKMVDDASPIMYGLPDSLAVYSEAGQSFSVTNVLGARGGRLADSSTARPTGRGTADDVDVPQGRAVLDPRNEAPRRKPVQPWQAAPVTEEQERNPLTIIPPALRPRVILRFADQRNLLVSGLLDGNDVAQRPVVVDVPSGKGHVVLFGNNPVWRGYTVGSYFMIFNTILNFDRLDAGRKLDAK, encoded by the coding sequence ATGCAGCCCATTGACTCCGAGTACACGAAGAAGATCCACGAGTACACCACGGAGCCCTTCTTCCTCTCGTCGCTGGTGGATTACCTCCCTGCATCAGCGACCGTTCCGACGCCCAAGGCAGTCCTCGGCGACATCGCCGGCGCGAAGAACAACCTGCCGTACTCGAAAGAGATCTACACCTACTTCCGCATGCTCGAGAAAGCGAGCCCGCGCGTGAAGGTGTTCTCCATCGGCACGACCGAAGAAGGACGGGAGATGGTCGCCGTCGCCGTCGCCTCGGAAGCGCTCCTCGCCGATCTCGACGCCAACAAGGCGCGACTCGCGAAGCTCGCCGACCCGCGCTCCATCGGCATGAGTGACGACGCCGCAGACAAGCTGATCGCCGGAACGACACCCATCTACTACATCACCGGCAGCATCCATTCACCCGAGACCGGCGCGCCGACCGCCCTCATGGAGCTCGCCTACCGCCTCGCGGTGGATGAAAGCCCGTACATCCGCAACATCCGCGACAATCTCGTCACGCTCATCACACCGATCGTCGAGGTGGACGGACGCGACCGGCAAGTGGATCTGTTCCGCTGGCACATGGCGAGGCCGAACGACACCTATCCCAACCTCATCTACTGGGGCAAATACGTCGCGCACGACAACAACCGCGACGCGATGGCCCTCACTCTCAAGCTCTCGCAGAATGTCCTGAATACCTATATAGACTGGAAAGCGCAGGTCCTCCACGATCTCCACGAGTCCGGTGCGTTCCTTTACGACAACACAGTAGGCGACGGCCCCTACAATGCCTGGATTGATCCGCTCCTCACCAACGAATGGCAGCTCCTCGGCTGGAACAACGTCCAGGAGATGACGCGACTCGGGATGCCCGGCGTGTACACGCACGGCAACTTCGACACGTGGTCGCCCGGCTATCTCATGTTCATGGCCGCAACGCACAACGGCATCAGCCGGCTCTATGAGACATTCGGAAACGGCGGCACGGCCGAGACGGTTGACCGCGTCCTGACACCCGAGCAGACGTCGCGCACATGGTTCAGGCAGAATCCGCCGCTGCCGCGCGTGAAATGGTCGCTCCGCAACAACAACAACTACGAGCAGACCGGACTTCTCGTCTCCCTCAGCTACTTCGCGAACAACCGCCAGCAGTTCCTTCAGAACTTCTACGAGAAAAGCAAGCGGTCGGTGCTCAAGGCGCGGACTGAAGGACCGGCGGCGTACGTCTTCCCGGCGAACGATCCCCGGCCGGGCGCCCAGGCCGAGCTCCTGCGAATTCTGCAGAAGCAGCACGTCGAGATTTCGCGCTCTACCGCGCCGTTCACCGCTCTCGTCCCAACGCCGCGCCCCAGGCCGCAGACCACCGCAAACGCCGACAGCGCGACGATCCGGAGCGCGGACACCCTGTCGCTTCGCCCAAAGCTGGAAAGCCGCGAATTCCCCGCCGGCAGCTACGTGGTGCGGATGGATCAGCCCTACTCGCGCATCGCCGACGCTCTGCTCGACTACCAGTACTGGAGTCCCAGCGATCCGCAGAAGACTCCGTACGACGATACGGGTTGGACATTCCCCGAGAACTTCGCCGTGCGCGCCGTGCGCGTCACCGATCCGAAAGTGCTCGACGCGCCGATGGAATCCGTGCGCGGAGAGATCCGCGCCCCGGGCGGTATTACCGGAACGGGAGCAGTATTCGCGATAGACCACAACGCCGACAACGCGCTCGCAACGCTTCGCTATCGCTTTCGCTCGGCCGATTTCCAGATTGCCGAAGAGCCGTTCGAGGCCGATGGCCGCAAATACTCGCGCGGCTCGTTCATCATCCGCGGAGTACCTGCAACAACTCTCGAGAAAGCCACCACCGAGCTCGGCCTTCGCGCCTTTGCTCTCACCGCCGCGCCGACCGTCAGGACACATCCTGCGCGCGCCGCGCGAGTGGCGATCATGCACACCTGGACGAGCACGCAGACGGAAGGATGGTGGAGGCAGGCGTTCGACTTCCTCGGCATCCCGTTCGATTACATCAGCACACAGGACGCCGCCCGCAATTCGAATCTCAGGGCTAAATACGACGTCATTCTCTTTCCTCCAACATCGGGATCGCCCCAGACGATCGTCAACGGCCTCCCCATGTGGCGTAACGCGATGCCGTGGAAGAACACCGCCGAGACGCCGAACTTCGGGAAACTCGCCGAGACGGATGACATCAGGCCGGGTCTCACGTTCCACGGAGTCCAGAATCTGTCGAGCTTCGTCAACGCCGGAGGCGTGCTGGTCACAGTCGAGAACACAGCCGAATTTGCGGCCACGATGGGCCTGGCGAGCGGCGTCACGATGAACAACCCGCCGCGGCTGCACGTCGTCGGCTCCCTGCTGAGAACGAAGATGGTGGATGACGCCAGTCCAATCATGTACGGGCTGCCGGACAGCCTCGCCGTCTATAGCGAGGCCGGACAGAGCTTCAGCGTGACAAACGTCCTCGGCGCACGCGGCGGGCGGCTCGCCGACTCATCCACCGCGCGACCCACCGGTCGAGGCACCGCGGACGATGTGGACGTTCCCCAGGGCCGTGCGGTGCTCGATCCGAGAAATGAGGCGCCACGCCGCAAGCCGGTCCAGCCGTGGCAGGCCGCACCGGTCACGGAAGAGCAGGAGCGCAATCCGCTAACGATCATTCCGCCGGCGCTCCGTCCGAGAGTCATCCTGCGTTTCGCCGACCAGCGCAACCTGCTGGTCTCGGGATTGCTCGATGGAAACGACGTCGCACAGCGGCCGGTCGTGGTGGACGTTCCGTCCGGCAAGGGGCACGTCGTCCTCTTCGGGAACAATCCGGTGTGGCGGGGCTACACCGTGGGCAGCTACTTCATGATCTTCAACACGATTCTCAACTTCGACCGGCTCGACGCGGGGAGAAAGCTGGACGCGAAATAG
- the gltX gene encoding glutamate--tRNA ligase — protein sequence MTDSTRRPRLRFAPSPTGYLHVGGARTALFNWLYARHFDGDFLLRIEDTDKARSTDESTRAIFEGMEWLGLNWDEEVVYQGANLARHQADAYRMLETGAAYRCFCTAAELEERRREAESRKESFKYDRRCDRLTSEEIERRVAGGEPSVVRFRIPEGTTEWNDLVHETIAFPNKDLEDFVILRSNATPIYNLAVVSDDIAMGITVVMRGDDHISNTPKQILLYRALGAGLPVFAHLPMIHGMDGKKLSKRHGATAVGDYQHQGLLPSAMLNFLALLGWSPGGDREVMMMDEMVALFSPDGLQRKAAIFDPKKLEWMNGQHLSRMPLEELEPRVTPAMIAAGLIDADGIAARREWYTSLLDLLRVRARTIDDIVRQAGPYFLETIDYDAEAVAKSWKDRPAAADILTAAKTALDEAPHWTPEALETALRTLAESLGVAGGKVFQPLRVALTGLAVSPGIFEVLVMQGRELVLRRIADAVEWLRRE from the coding sequence ATGACCGATTCCACACGACGCCCGCGCCTTCGCTTCGCTCCTTCGCCCACTGGCTACCTCCACGTCGGTGGCGCTCGCACCGCGCTCTTCAACTGGCTCTACGCCCGCCACTTCGACGGCGACTTCCTGCTTCGCATCGAAGACACCGACAAGGCCCGCAGCACCGACGAGAGCACACGGGCGATCTTCGAGGGAATGGAGTGGCTCGGCCTGAATTGGGACGAGGAAGTCGTATATCAGGGCGCAAACCTCGCGCGGCATCAGGCCGACGCGTACCGCATGCTCGAGACGGGCGCCGCTTATCGCTGCTTCTGCACCGCCGCGGAGCTCGAGGAGAGGCGCCGCGAAGCGGAGTCGAGAAAGGAGAGCTTCAAGTACGACCGCCGGTGCGACCGCCTCACGAGCGAAGAGATCGAGCGTCGCGTCGCCGGCGGCGAGCCGTCGGTAGTCCGCTTCCGCATCCCCGAAGGCACCACCGAATGGAACGACCTCGTGCACGAGACGATCGCGTTCCCCAACAAGGATCTCGAGGACTTCGTCATCCTTCGCTCCAACGCGACACCGATCTACAACCTCGCCGTCGTCTCCGACGATATCGCGATGGGGATCACGGTCGTCATGCGCGGCGACGATCACATCTCCAACACGCCCAAGCAGATTCTGCTCTATCGCGCCCTCGGCGCCGGGCTGCCGGTGTTCGCGCATCTGCCGATGATCCACGGAATGGACGGCAAGAAGCTGAGCAAGCGGCACGGGGCGACAGCCGTCGGCGACTATCAGCACCAGGGCCTCCTCCCGAGTGCGATGCTCAACTTCCTCGCGCTCCTCGGCTGGTCGCCGGGAGGTGACCGCGAGGTCATGATGATGGACGAGATGGTCGCGCTGTTCAGTCCTGACGGGCTCCAGCGGAAGGCCGCCATCTTCGATCCGAAGAAGCTCGAATGGATGAACGGGCAGCATCTGTCGCGAATGCCGCTCGAGGAGCTCGAGCCGCGTGTGACGCCGGCCATGATCGCCGCCGGGCTGATTGACGCCGATGGGATCGCCGCGCGTCGCGAATGGTACACGTCGCTCCTCGACCTGCTCCGCGTGCGCGCTCGGACAATAGACGACATCGTGCGCCAGGCCGGGCCTTACTTCCTCGAGACGATTGACTACGATGCCGAAGCCGTCGCGAAGAGCTGGAAGGACCGCCCGGCAGCGGCCGACATTCTGACGGCGGCGAAGACGGCGCTCGACGAGGCCCCGCACTGGACACCCGAGGCGCTGGAGACGGCGCTCCGTACCCTCGCGGAATCGCTCGGCGTCGCCGGCGGCAAGGTTTTCCAGCCACTTCGCGTCGCTCTCACGGGATTGGCAGTGAGTCCCGGCATATTCGAGGTGCTGGTGATGCAGGGACGCGAGCTCGTGCTGAGGCGCATAGCGGACGCCGTCGAGTGGCTGCGCCGGGAATGA